A section of the Indicator indicator isolate 239-I01 chromosome 26, UM_Iind_1.1, whole genome shotgun sequence genome encodes:
- the RAB35 gene encoding ras-related protein Rab-35, which produces MARDYDHLFKLLIIGDSGVGKSSLLLRFADNTFSGSYITTIGVDFKIRTVEINGEKVKLQIWDTAGQERFRTITSTYYRGTHGVIVVYDVTSAESFVNVKRWLHEINQNCDDVCRILVGNKNDDPERKVVETEDAYKFAGQMEIQLFETSAKENINVEEMFNCITELVLRAKKENLAKQQQQQQNDVVKLTKNSKRKKRCC; this is translated from the exons ATGGCCAGGGACTACGATCACCTCTTCAAGCTGCTCATCATCGGCGACAGTG GTGTGGGCAAGAGCAGTTTGCTGTTGCGTTTTGCAGATAATACATTCTCAG GCAGCTACATTACCACAATTGGAGTGGATTTCAAAATCCGGACAGTTGAGATCAATGGGGAGAAGGTGAAGCTACAGATCTGGGACACAGCTGGACAAGAGCGCTTCCGGACTATTACATCAAC GTATTACAGAGGAACACATGGGGTCATTGTTGTCTACGATGTAACGAGCGCAGAATCTTTTGTGAATGTAAAACGGTGGTTGCATGAAATTAATCAGAATTGTGATGATGTCTGCCGGATACTAG tGGGAAATAAGAATGATGACCCAGAGCGGAAAGTGGTAGAAACAGAAGATGCCTATAAATTTGCTGGGCAGATGGAGATCCAATTGTTTGAGACCAGCGCCAAAGAAAATATTAACGTGGAAGAG ATGTTTAATTGCATTACAGAGCTAGTTCTGcgagcaaagaaagaaaacttagcaaagcagcaacagcagcaacagaatGATGTGGTGAAGCTAACGAAGAACAGTAAAAGGAAGAAGCGGTGCTGCTAA